The segment ATCTGTCCCTGCCGTGGCTAGAGCCGCCACGCCGACCGTCGCCTCCTGCTTCTTGCTGCTGCCGAGCAACCCCCCGGTGTCCCGCCGCTGGGCTTCCTTGTGGGGAGAGCCCCCCGCTGCCGCTGTGCTTGCGGCCGTCTGACTTTGCCGACGAGCCGCTCGGGTAGCGGCGACGCGAagggggaggtggggagggggcggcggcgaggttgttTTCGCTGTCCGTGTTGCCCCTAGGATGGGAGCGATGCGGTCGGGAGGAGCCTGCTATTTTACATAGGTTTGTTTCTATTGGCTATACACAATTTGTTGTGGGTAGCTAAAAACTACAACGTTGGCTATCTGCATGTCACAGTGCGGATACTGAGATGTTTTATCTTTCATTTTCTAGAATAGAATATTTGTCTACTGATCTATATGTACGTTGGATATGACCAAAGAGTCCGTGTTGAACACGATTAGTAAATAGGTAATTtcggaaataaaaattaaggaaAAGTGGGACAAGTGCAAATTCGATTAGCAAAACTAAATTTGGAACTAGGAAAGAAATATATAGCATTAAGAGTGATCAAGAACTACTAGGCAATTGAAACAAGTGTACAACTAAACAAATAGTTTGGAGTCCATGAATGCATGAACGGCTAACATGTGCACAATATCACATCATCAGCTAACCAGGAAAAAAATAAGTTGGGAGTAGTTTGATTCCAACTTCCAAGACGGAAATCAATTAACAACCGACTAATATATCCTGTCAAAGCAAACGTTTAGTTACTTGCTAGTATACTCCAAATGGATCCATTGCCCTTGACCAATACTGAATCCACAAAGCATATGCATACGCATGGACTTTTAAAATAGGCATGTTGCATCGGTTTCTCTCTGACAAAGGCATGCATGCTACTCCTatgtcccacaatataagagattttgagtttctgtttacaacgtttgaccactcttcttatttaaatttttttttacaaatttaaaaaataaaaagatatgcttaaagtactgtagataataaagtaaatcacaaataaaataaataataatttcaaaattttttgaataagacaagtggtcaaacgttgcaaacagaaactcaaaatatattataggacagagggagtagtaccttgtaataaaaaaaagtaaggaTGTACTTAAATTGTACTATAGTACAAAGAGATACTAGCAAAGTAATAATAAATTAACACACAATCGCTTAATTAGGGAGTTACCACTAGGTGGCaacaagttaattaattaagtcaGCTCCGTGCATGCAACCTTTGACGCCATCCATAGAATTGACAGATATCCATAGAAGCAGATCCTTTGAACTAATCCAAAGCTAGTCCGTGTTGCATATGATTATTTATTACCAGAAACCCAAGTGGATCCCCGATATCCATTCTTTGAACCATCTATTAGGGGCACGTAGTTCGTAAAAGTAAATTTTTGTGTTGCATCGGATGTTTGTTCGGACGTCGGAAGTAGTTTTCagatatgaatgaaaaaactaatttcataactcacctgaaaaccgcgagacgaatctcttgagcctaattaatccgtcaatagcatatgtgggttactatagcacttatggctaatcatagattaattaggctcaaagattcgtctcgtgatttcctctCTAATTATGTgattagttttttaatctatatttaatgttttacACAAATGCCTAAGGATTCGATGTAATGTTTCGGTGACTACCCTTGGTCTAACTTTCTTTAAAGTTGAAGCAGAGGACAACAAGGCGGCCAGCTGGCAGCAGCACTGCTAGTAGCTGCAACTTGCAAAAAAATTCAGGCTAGCTGACTCTACTAGCACGTGATTGGATAAGCACGTGACATATTCGGAGCAGCAGGTTCACGGTGTGTGAACGCATGCTCCTCGGTCGATCAACttcatttgcatttgcatgaaGAATTGAAGGATGAGGAAGAGAAATTGGATGTAACATGCACGTTCCTTAGTCTTTAATTATCTGCAGCAATGTGATGGACGACTGGGGAAGAGTGAAATCTAAGGTGTGTttgttcacgctaaaattaaaaagtttggttaaaattagaatgatgagacgaaaaaattaaaagttcgtgtgtgtagaaaagttttgatgtgatggaaaagttaaaagtttgaaaaaaatatttggaactaaactcagcccTAGTGCAGAATTTGCATTTTAGCAGCAaaagttgtactccctccgttttttttaaggccttgtttagttccaccTCAAAAACTTTACATCtcatcacatcgaacgtttgacacatgtatatagtattaaatatatataaaaaataactaattacacagattacgagtgctttgcgagacaaattgtttaagcctaattagtccatgatgctacagtaaacatttgctactgacggattaattaggcttaataaattcgatTGTCTCATGCTTCACTGACCGATTGTGTAATTGGTTTATTTATTAGTGTCCAAAAACTCTATACGACACCCTATGTAATACTCGATATGACACCTAACATTTTACACCTagaaactaaacaggccctaagtgtCGTATTTGGTTTTGGGAGAAAGTCGCAAAAAAGTGTCGTATTTTGGTCCGCATGCCTCGGTTCCTTCCAAACAATTaaagccttgtttagttcggaaaaagaaaatttttgggtgtcacatcggacattTGACCGGATCTCGGaaagggtttttggacacgaatgaaaaaactaatttcataactcgtttGGAAATCactagacgaatttattaagcctaattaatccgccattataacatgtgggttactgtagcacttatagctaatcatggactaattaggctcaaaagattcgtctcgtgattttcatgcaaactgtgcaattaatttttttatctatatatttaatgcttcatgcatgtatcTAAATATTAGATGTGAcgttattagaaaaaatattttgggaaataaacaaggcctaagtccGTATGCATGCAGCCAATGAATTAGTACCGCAGCTGGtgaattagggtgtgtttagatacAGTCTGTAAAGTTTTGGGGCATTTGCATGCATCATTGTGTTTGTGCACACAATGCAGGGATGTAGGTATATCCACAGTTGAGAGGGCTCGCCAATCGCAGGCGGATGCACAAGAGACGTGTAATCCTGTCCAGCTGCAACGACCACAGCCCACGATTTTGCTGTCAGGCGTCGCCGTCGATTTTGCTGAATTTCTTCCTTGTCCACATGGCGCGCAGCTGGAGGGAAAGTTCTTCAGGCCTTCCTTTCCTTGGGCCACGAGTTTTCTCATCACCTTGTCCTTCCGCCCGTATTTATTCCTGCTGAATGCGATGTGAGGTTTTTGGTAGGGGTGTTTAATTAGTTTTAGGTGGGTAAAATTTTGGGCTGCAAATCGGATGTTTCATAGAGATTTtggatactaataaaaaaataaaatcagattccgtctgtaaactgcgagataaatttattatgcctaattaatctatgtcCGGTATTGACGCCTCACAGATAGACTCCACTTTCGACTTGCTGACTAGACGAGACTAACGACGACACGGCTGTCGCCGTCGCTGATTAGATCGACTCTTCGATCCGAGAAAGAAAAATGACCACATCGAGTAAATCTTTTTCACTTCCGCAGTCCTCCTTTATATCCCataacatctgaccaagatcatctgcACCGTCGTTATCTTCAACAGCACCGTCCACCTCGCCTATTGTATTTTCTTCAAATTCGCTGTACTGAGCCCAATCCTGAATGTTCGCGTCCTCTACTTCAAACTTACTACCCGCAGATGATTGTGCAATGTTAGGATCAAGATGCAACGTCCGATGCTAtgtacaatatatttatttttctctccaaACATACTACCAGCAGATATCATTTGGAGTAGTTATCTTTCAAATTAACCAGACTCAATTACTGCCCACAAATAGGATTATTATCAATGATTAATTTGGTGCTGAATGAATCAGCGTCTGCGTGTTGCATGCTCCTATAATTTATCCTCTGCGTGTTGCATATGCTCCTATAATTTATGATGAAGTGTCTATGTCGCAGAGGTAGTCGTACACGTGCAGAGAGGTTTGCCTCCTTCCTAATCTATTCTTTTATATATGATGCCACTATGAACCTCAAGGGGAAACCAATCGCGGTCAACTACCTCTAAAAGGATTTCATTCACAACTCATGAAAGAGATAGATAAataagatatatttttaaaattttatgacTAGATCTTACAAAATTAGATCCTACAAAttttatgaatatatattttgttaggtTTTCATGATAATTTTGGACAGGATATATGTTAGAAAATCACTGCGTGTCCATTAAGCCTCCGTttagtaaagataaagattgGTCAAGCCGTCACATTTAtgccacattatttttttttctttttttatcagtaGTTGGTGTACGTCTATTTATAGCGGCGTGCACCTACCATCAGAGGCAGAGCGTGCGGGCTTCTTCTCCTAGCATGAGTTGAGCCTCTTAATAACTTTCTCCGAAAAGGCGTGCTTTAATTTCCTCTGAGATCGAGCTCAGCACATCTCCAGGTTTTTCTTCTGCCAGCAGGTAATTAAGCATCGTTTCTTGAATTCTTGTTGAGTGCTTTCATTTAATTTGCTTGTTCCGATCTGGTACCTGTATGGGTTGCCgcagacgagagagagagagtgaagaatTTTCTCATACCATTGTGCagactcacacacacacatatattatATGACAAGCTCTTaaagcacccgcaatggtaaagtaaggttctctctataaaacatgtacatctcagcaatagactagattaacagtAAACtatctcaatagtatgtctacatgggtatctatagctctctaatatattgcctcgtttttctctatagactatctccaggttagtagatagctttgctctctctctcttcatttaatctcttccaagtaggaaaatatgctgatatggatctcttgtagagagcctatagataaccattgcgggtgcccttggACGTTCTCCTTTTGAATTCACTCGTGTGGCACTTtctggttggtgttactaaccagGATTAAAGGTTGGAGAACCTTTATTACAGGTTCGTAATACTGACCGACACTAATAAAAGGGTTCGATGCACGTAAAATTTAGACCCGAGATCTGGTCCTCAATAAACTGCTGCAGCGGAATAATTCTTCTTGTGATTTTTGCAATTTCTGATCGACCAACTGTTATGTGGTTCTTCCTTGGCCTCCCAATGGCCAGTGTGGATTGCCTCTTAGTATGGCAACCACGTATGACGCCGGACTGTACTCCTGATGGAGTCAGGCCTCCTTCCTTAGCCTTTACACATAGGCAGTGTTTAATTTCCTTCAAacatctaacattaaatatttagacatatatatgtataaaatattaaatgtggatgaaaaaatcaattgtacagtttgcatgtaaattgcgaaacgaatcttttaagtctattatgccatgatttgacaatgtaatgctacagtaaatatttgctaataacggattaattaggcttaataaattcgtctcgcagtttacaggcagaatatgtaatttgttttgttattagtttacgtttaatacttcaaatatgtgtccttATACTAAAAAATTTTTGGCACACGAACTTAACACGGCCATAGACTGACATAGGTGACCTATTTTTAGGGAAAGGGCAATTAAATTTGTTGATCAATGGAAAAACAATGTTTTGTTCCATCGATCACCTGTATCGATCATGCAGTGTTTGTTATTCTTCTTCCTCGGTTCCTCTTAGTCTCCATTGTCTGCCGTAATGAGAATATTCGCATCTCAATCCAGGAGCGATAGATCAAACTTCAAACTCGTATTGGAAATAAAATTCTAAATCTACTggtataaattataaaatcctAGTAGAAATACTCTGGATGTATAAAATAAAGTTGATCTCCGTATAAACCTCCTCCTCGTAAACATGGGTTTCAATTGAACGTGAATTTGCATTCACATAATTAAACAGAACCAAATCAATGCACCGGAATTGATTTCCTGGTACGAAGGGCACGTGCACGCAAATGCACAAGCAAAATGATGGTGCATGCAGGGATGTAGCTATATCCACAGTTGAGAGGGTCTCGCCAATCGCAGGCCGATGCACAAGAGACGTGTAACCCTGTCCAGCTGCAACGACCACAACCCACGATTTTGCTGTCAGTGTCGCCGTCGATGTCTGAATTTCTTCCTTGTCCACTTGGCGCGTATGCAGCCGCGTGCGTCGTCCTCCATCACTGTCCTACgaatagtactctctccgtcacaTTATAATGTTCAACAgtaagttttcgtgtccaacgttttagtgtccatcttatttaaaaaatttataaaaaatatttcaaagtTAAGTCAAGTATAAAAGCACTATTCATAAAAGTACTaattgtaaaaatattttaaataaaataagtgATTAAAGTTCAGCACTGAAACTATAACTGTActtaattattataattattatggGAGGGAGGGTACACCATCTTATTCGAATTGAGGGTACCCACAACCCACAATTGTACTTATGTATCAAAGCCTCCTCCATATTATTTGAGCTGCAGCTGGATTTATTCGTATTTATTCAGGCCGTCCTTTGGCCACGAGTTTTCTCGTCACCTTGTCCTTCCGACCGTATTTATTCGTGCTGAATGCGATGTGAGGTTTTTGGTTGGGGTGTTTAATTaggtcttgtttagttcgcgaaaaaaaaaatttttgggtgtcatattGGACGTTTGGTCGGATGTCAGAAGGGGTTACAGGTCACGAATGAAAAATCTAATTtgataactcgcctgaaaaccgcgagacgaatattttgagcttaattaatctgtcaCTAGCATATGTTGGTTACTGTAGCACATATGGCTAattatagactaattaggcttaaaagattcgtttcacGATTTCCATGCatactgtgtaattagtttttttaaatctatatttaatactccatgtataTATCCAAAGATCCGATGTGactttttgggaaaaaaatttgggaactaaaccaggccttagttataggggtataaagttttggggtatcacatcgaatgttttaTGGAGTTTTCacatactaataaaaaaactaattgcagatTCCGTctataaaccgcgagacgaatttattaagcctaattaatctgtgcCCGGCATTGACGCCTCACAGATAGACTCCACCTTTGACTTGCTGACTAGATGAGACTAACGACGACATAGCTACCGCCGTCGCTAATCAGATCGACTCTTCGATCCGAGAAATTGCACTGGTGGCAGGGATTGCAGAAAGAAAAACGACCACGTCGTGTAGATCGAATCTCCAATGCTTTGATACCACTCGTTAAGAAAATAGATGCATAACGCAGACACGGAATTTTACGTCAGGAAAAAACCACGGACGCCAACTGGCAATGATCACTATTTAGGAGTCGGATACAAACGCAGGGATACATTGCATTGTCGCACCTCTTCCTGTGCGGCTTATAAGGGATACATATAAGAGAATCTAGGAGTCCTAATAGGCAAAGACTCGAAGtcctactaggaaactaatcctataatACAAAATCCTAGTAGAAAACTAATCCGGTCATATTGATTGCTTAAATTctgatcacatatttaacaatttggctcaacaaattagttttatatGCATAATAAGAAATTTTCGCTGCATAATAAACAAATTTACATGCCGTATCAACGATTGGAACTACAACACATATAAAACAAGTTTGACCGGTCCgtggatgtgtttagttcacaccaaacttttcccaactctcaacttttcatcacatcacatcacatccaaaactttcctacacataaactctcaacttttttttctaaactaccaacttttccaaacttctccccaatttcagtaactaaacacagccacagTATCACTGTATCAGCTCCCATAAAATTATCGGTCCTGAGCAGCTACACCTACACAtcatatcttttttatttatttaaatgcCTATATAGTACGCAACTTACCAACAAATCAATCATGCACATGTCTTTGAGTATGAGAACATACTGAGAACCGGTTGATCTGCATGTCTTTTCTATTAATTATAAACATAGTACTACACCTTATTGATTGTTATACCTTCCAAAGAATAATACATTGTTAGTTACTTCTTTGTAAGCCCTGATATTCAAGATCATTCATtcatttaatttgtttgcaTGTAGCCATGGGTTCAGGACTCTTCAAGCCTCGTGTTCATCCGGACCTCCGTGATGTTTTCTCTAAGATGTCTTTCTTTGACAAGATTGGCTTTCTAGTacgttttaattaatttttaagagTAATTTATATATCAAGTATTTATTTGATGTACATACTGCATACAATATACATACATACCTATTCCTTAAGAATATCAGGTAGTGATTATATATTAATGTCTGATCATATATATGGATTATGTTATTATCTATGAAAATTAATCAGTATGCATGTAATTGATGTGgtcatctttttattttatagcaaGATAAGGGTGTTAATTAGAGAggatgcatacatatataggtGAGCACTTAGTTAATTACATCTTGGCATTAATGAAgtgttatttttataataaaataattgatcacatataatatatataacaattctaatgcaacaaaaaataaattatattttgagCAAGCGATGCAGGATTTTAATTGTTTGATCTGTTTTAATTAATATCtcaggtgtgtgtgtgtgttgtctatatatatatatatctcaaaaAATACGCCAAATTAAGTTTGATGCACCATTTAATTAGGGAAATCTGTTATAAttaagtatattttcaaatgagTATGCGTGtcaatatgtaatatttttttccctgcaTATCATGGTAATTAACAAATTATGTTCGTAAATATGGCCATTATAGAAGCACGCATATACACTTAAGCTTGATCATGCTTGTGCACCCCCTTATTAACTATTCAAGTTATTTGAAGCTTTCCAATTGATATTCCTCATTAGTTGAAGTATTTAATTTTACATATGCACATATACCTAATTAAATTCCCAAtgtattaactaattaattctTGTTAATTTCGTCCATGTAGTTCATTCATGCATTTGACAAGAGAAACCTGTGGCACAAGGTGCCTGTTCCGATCGGTTTACTCTACCTGAACACCCGCCGGACCCTCCTCGAAAAATACAACCTGCTAGCTGTTGGGAGGAGTTCTCATGGTGCTCTGTTTGATCCCAAGGAGTTCCTGTACCGCACCGAAGATGGCAAGTACAACGACCCCCATAATGCCGAGGCTGGTAGCCAAAACACCTTTTTTGGGAGAAACATGGAGCCGGTTGATCAAAAGGATGAGGTACTTCTATTTACAAATTTTCTTACAGAATTCTAAATTTGTAAGTTCTAACAATACAAGTTAATAGCTTAATTAATAAGCACTTATTTCCCTAAAGTCCAGCCTGTATCTAAGCATGTAATAGGGATAGTACTGCTAGGGTGTCAGCTAGCCTTACCTAACATGTTTTACTTGTCTGTTTTATACTTGCTTTTACTACATGATCTGCCACCAACTGCTCTGTCCTAAAAAATAGCCAATccactatgaatctggacacacatgGTAGGATtgtattttttatgggatggagggggtATATGGTAAGATCAACCAGGACAAATATGCTAAGCCTGATCTAATCTCGGCCTGACCTGATCTATATTTACCAGCTGATTTCAATTTTCATCCCTATTATCTTGTTCAATAGAAAATTAGATACCATATATATTGAATTTAGttaatgaaaaataaatctgaaattaaagtgaaagaaacaaaataaaggAGTAAAGATCACCAAAAAAAAGTGtttggttttttatttcttatttaatATTTAGTTTGACACTTTGACTTTAAGACTTTATAATAACACCCTTTTTTATGAAACTTTTGTTTGGTAGTTCGTTCTGCATGCTTCAAATAAGtaaatgaatgaattaattaacATTGAAACTCAAAAAAATAAGACGCGAGTTTTGTCAGTATATATTAAGATAAGAGCTAATGTGCttgttaatttaaaaatagaaccattttatttttaattagatCATACTGTTAACAGATGGAAATTTGAGGTACACTTTTAAATCATCAGGTTAATTATGCATAAAATAATTAGCTGTTATTTATCGACGCAGTTGACGAGCCCAGATCCATTTGTTGTGGCGACAAAGCTGTTAGCCAGGAGAGAATACAAGGACACAGGGAAACAGTTCAATATACTAGCAGCTGCATGGATACAGTTCATGGTTCATGACTGGATGGATCATATGGAGGATACCGGACAGGTGCATGCTTGATTTAATTCCTTAATTTGAGAGCCTTAAGTTGTTGAAGTCATAAAAATAAGTCTTCATCTTCCATTGagaatttgaaatatatattgtagTTACATGTGGCAAATCGGGCGGGCGGGTCAGGTTTGGGTTGGACGGGTTGGGTTACTTTGACCTTCTAGAATATCTCGGGTCGGGTCGGGTCGGGCCGATTTCAATATCAactttttttatcatatattgatTTGAGTTGGATTGGATGCTATTTGATCTCGGATCGGGTCGGGTCGGGTCGGGTCAGGTCAGGtcaatttgattttttggaAAACGTCAAGTCTAGTCGGGTCAGATTCGATTCGAGTCGAGTCGAGCAGGTTTCTCGGGTCGGGTTGGGCTCTACCACCTCTAATTGCTAGTTGATATATAATTCAATTTTCTTGGTTTCTTCTAGATTGAAATCACAGCTCCAAAAGAAGTGGCCAATGAGTGCCCACTCAAATCGTTCAAGTTCCACCCCACAAAAGAACTGCCTACGAATTCTGATGGAATAAAGATTGGTCACTACAATGTCCGCACAGCTTGGTGGTGAGTAATGCTTAAGGTTTTCTCGAGTTAAGATCTTTATCAAAAATTTATCTTAAGCACAAAGAATGAActtgatgtatatatataaatcaatGCATATTTGCCCATAAAAAATgtcgtaatttttttttgcaatttctataattatatataccaAGGGATGGGAGTGCAGTATATGGTAATAATGAGGAAAGGGCAGAAAAGCTCAGGACTTATGTTGATGGAAAACTAGTGATCGGAGATGACGGTCTTCTTTTGCATAAGGAGAACGGTGTGGCATTATCCGGCGACATTCGCAACAGTTGGGCTGGTGTTTCGATCTTACAAGCTCTTTTTGTTAAGGAACACAATGCAGTTTGTGATGCAATAAAGGTAAGCGAATATATCATCACTATTttctatttgtttagttttagGAAGAATATAATTTGCTGTTCTTGACTAGCTTGCCACTGATTGtctatttgtttagttttagGAAGAATATAAACTGTTATTTACCAAAacattaatttgttttcttaatgctaaaaatatgaattttttttttacaaatgttGTTTTAATCTCAGGAAGAACATCCCAACCTATCGGACGAAGAATTGTATCGGTATGCCAAATTGGTCACTTCTGCTGTTATTGCAAAGGTTCACACTATTGATTGGACTGTCGAGCTTCTCAAGACAAAAACCATGAGAGCTGCAATGCGCGCAAATTGGTGAGGATACATTTATCTCATTTTCTCATATTttccgaaagaaaaaaaatataaccattgATGCGGGTATTACTTTTCCAAGTGGAAATTTTATTTACATCTGCaaattcaaattaattaaattagtgAGAATGTGTACAATTTACCTGATATTCTGATTCTTTTGTGAAGGTATGGATTATTGGGTAAGAAAATAAAAGACACATTTGGTCACATAGGAGGACCGATATTAGGTGGGCTTGTGGGATTGAAGAAGCCGAACAACCATGGCGTACCTTATTCTTTGACTGAAGAGTTTACCAGTGTTTACAGAATGCACTCCCTAATACCAAGCACTCTCAAGCTCAGGGATCCGACAGGGCAACCCGATGCAAATAATTCCCCACCATACCTGGAAGAGTGAGTAAACAATTTAGGCCTCGTTTAGTTGGGAAAAATTTTTAGgattggttgtcacatcggatatacggacatatatttaaagtattaaacgtagtctaataacaaaacaaattacatatttcgctaggaaactgcgagacgaatttattaagcctataattaatctgttattaacaaatatttactgtagcaccatattatcaaatcatagcgcaattaggcttaaaagattcgtctcgcaatttacacgcaatctgtgtaatttgttttttctacatttaatacttcatgcatgtgtccaaaaattcgacgtgacagcgtgaaaattttggttttgggaactaaatagggccttatGTTTGGCATCCATccctctcattttttttaatgtggaAGATGAAATGCAAACTAACAACTTCTATTTATTAAATCAGACAGAAAAATAGTagattataaataaataacgaaaaaaaaagttaagacgTTCTTCTATTACATATCGACTCTTAATTACATCATGGATTACTGAACCTGACTTTAGACACTGAACTCGACACAAACagatagatttttttattatttttttagcttcTTAGCTACACAATAAAAAGTAGAATGTATAATCTTGGTCACAATAAGTTTTCTGCTCAGTTAGCACATTTTTAGTATAACTGACATAAACACTGACACCATTTCTTTCTTGTGTCAAAATGTAGCATCGATATTGGAGAGATGATTGGTCTCAAGGGGGAAGAACAGCTATCAAAAATAGGGTTTGAAAAACAAGCATTATCAATGGGATATCAAGCTTGTGGTGCACTTGAACTATGGAACTACCCAAGTTTCTTCAG is part of the Oryza glaberrima chromosome 12, OglaRS2, whole genome shotgun sequence genome and harbors:
- the LOC127757523 gene encoding alpha-dioxygenase PIOX produces the protein MGSGLFKPRVHPDLRDVFSKMSFFDKIGFLFIHAFDKRNLWHKVPVPIGLLYLNTRRTLLEKYNLLAVGRSSHGALFDPKEFLYRTEDGKYNDPHNAEAGSQNTFFGRNMEPVDQKDELTSPDPFVVATKLLARREYKDTGKQFNILAAAWIQFMVHDWMDHMEDTGQIEITAPKEVANECPLKSFKFHPTKELPTNSDGIKIGHYNVRTAWWDGSAVYGNNEERAEKLRTYVDGKLVIGDDGLLLHKENGVALSGDIRNSWAGVSILQALFVKEHNAVCDAIKEEHPNLSDEELYRYAKLVTSAVIAKVHTIDWTVELLKTKTMRAAMRANWYGLLGKKIKDTFGHIGGPILGGLVGLKKPNNHGVPYSLTEEFTSVYRMHSLIPSTLKLRDPTGQPDANNSPPYLEDIDIGEMIGLKGEEQLSKIGFEKQALSMGYQACGALELWNYPSFFRNLIPQNLDGTNRSDRIDLAALEVYRDRERSVPRYNEFRRRLFLIPIKSWEDLTSDKDAIETIRAIYGDDVEKLDLLVGLMAEKKIKGFAISETAFNIFILMASRRLEADRFFTSNFNEETYTKKGMQWVKTTEGLRDVINRHYPEITAKWMKSSSAFSVWDADY